A single Camelus dromedarius isolate mCamDro1 chromosome 26, mCamDro1.pat, whole genome shotgun sequence DNA region contains:
- the LOC105093242 gene encoding small ubiquitin-related modifier 2-like, producing MADKKPKEGVKTENDDHINLKVAGQDGSVVQFKIKRHTPLSKIMTAYCERQGLSMRQIRFQFEGQPINETDTTAQLEVEDEDTIDVFQQQTGGIY from the coding sequence ATGGCTGACAAAAAGCCCAAGGAAGGAGTCAAGACTGAGAATGACGATCATATTAATTTGAAGGTGGCGGGGCAGGATGGTTCTGTGGTGCAGTTTAAGATTAAGAGGCATACACCACTTAGTAAAATAATGACAGCCTATTGTGAACGACAGGGTTTGTCAATGAGGCAGATCAGATTCCAATTTGAGGGGCAGCCAATCAATGAAACAGACACAACTGCACAGCTGGAAGTGGAGGATGAAGATACAATTGATGTGTTCCAGCAGCAGACAGGAGGTATCTACTAG